In Drosophila subpulchrella strain 33 F10 #4 breed RU33 chromosome X, RU_Dsub_v1.1 Primary Assembly, whole genome shotgun sequence, the DNA window AGAGGGGACAGTCCTTTACCAAACACGGATACGGTTTCTCCCCGGTATGCAATCTTCGATGGACAGCCAGGTAGTTGGCGTACCGAAATCCCTTGTCGCAAATATCACACTTGTGCGGACGCTCCGCCGTGTGGGTCACTGCATGGATGCGAAGCTTGTTTAGTTGCCTGAATGCCTTGCCGCACTCCTCGCACACGTGCGGCTTCTCGTCCGTGTGGGTCATCTTGTGGATGCGCAGATTGTAGGCCTCCGAGAAGCGTCTGCCGCAAACGTCACAAATGTGATCCTTTACAGCTCCCAGGCGACGTCTAGTCGGTGGTCTCCGCTTGGGTTTACATGTGTCTTCTATCTTTTGTGGTGCTTCTGTGGTGTTTCGCTGCTGGAGAGCCTAGGGGGAAGCAATATATAACCATGTTACTTATATATTAAAAGGCATAATGATATATGTATGGATTCTCAAAATTTGTTTCGAAAACCATTTCATTGTATACCCTCAAATATGGTGTTATTTATAAAACCATatccaatttttaaaaaaggttaTCTTAACTAAGCTTTGAGCTTCACACaaaaaagtgaaatatatACTTTGTTCCGAAAACCATTTATTTGTAAACCCTCAAATATGGTATTATTTACAAAACCATACCATTtaaaaaagctttaaaaaacCTTACACGAATCTCAAAAGAAAACATTaccttttaaaaatagattcagtgaaaatatacaatttgtaatttgattcgaaaacaatttatttttatacccttaaATATGATACTATTTTTTTATCAAATCATTcccaattttatttaaaagtttttgaaaAGCTTACACAAATCTCAAAAAAATATCTTCAATGAGTTTAACCCATAAAATTAATCTCCATAGTATACCTGTTTTTGCTCACAGATCGCTTGAGATCTTAACTGAATGGGGTTGACCAGTTCCAGAAGATCGAATTCCGAACTCGGACTGAGCAGCTCCATCTCCATGGACCCATTTTCTCCGGAGAGATCCTCCAGTTGGGCAAATAGTTGCAGATCCTCGAGGCAAACGCCATAATTACTCTGATCTTCCATTGAAAATCTGCCCAGTTCGGCATCCGTGATGGATATAAGCTCTTTAGATCGCATGTTGGTGCTTAGCTTCCGTCCGGATTGCTGATGATTCGCCAACTGCCGTCCAAGACTTCCGCTGGCACCGCACATACAAAAAGTAGAGCCCACGGATTCCGGGCAAGCGTCGATAAGATTGCGCCGTGTTTAATTATGTAGTATATTATTACAGGCTGTAGTTATTGGCCATGGAATCAAGCCGAACAAGCGGGTGTCgcttgtatttttattttatcgaagTGTCGTCCATAAAGTCTCCCTATAAATGAATGATTAGCCCGCTGGTCTGCACTTTAAACGCTGGCGGTCCGAACTTTGAGCCAATATGACACCGACTactctacatacatatatgaatAAGTTCAAACACGTATAACCGACAATTTTGTCTATGGCTCAACTTTATCGGGTTGCCCTGATAAGACTCTGTGCAACAGCCCTAATCGTTTGCTGTTCAGTAGAGAAGTGGTAGCTATGGGTAGCAGAAAACTTAGATCGAAGGTGTTCCCCGTCGAGAGATCATCTACCACCGCCCAGTTCCCATGGATTCAAAGttcgaaatgaaattaaaagcaaatcaaacatttaagatCGTCAATTTGGTGGACAGTTTGGCATGGGCGGTGTGGTCAACTATGCTTAGAAGGGGTCGTTTAAGTTTGTTGGCaaaacatttcttatttctatcatataatttattcatttttattacctacttttttattattacCCCCTCTTTTTGCCACCCTTGGAAATATTGAAATGTAATCAAAGAGTTGCAAAGCTGCGCAATGAGCTAAT includes these proteins:
- the LOC119558275 gene encoding zinc finger protein 567 — protein: MCGASGSLGRQLANHQQSGRKLSTNMRSKELISITDAELGRFSMEDQSNYGVCLEDLQLFAQLEDLSGENGSMEMELLSPSSEFDLLELVNPIQLRSQAICEQKQALQQRNTTEAPQKIEDTCKPKRRPPTRRRLGAVKDHICDVCGRRFSEAYNLRIHKMTHTDEKPHVCEECGKAFRQLNKLRIHAVTHTAERPHKCDICDKGFRYANYLAVHRRLHTGEKPYPCLVKDCPLSFHSIHARRIHTKLRHATQTDPDPDHPLEEHEQRDTSALSFTCPICSRVLTDQCYLSIHLKRHYNQRDFACPQPQCGKRFFSASELKHHQIAHSQLRPFACPICPARFLRKSNHKQHLKVHER